DNA sequence from the Coffea arabica cultivar ET-39 chromosome 11c, Coffea Arabica ET-39 HiFi, whole genome shotgun sequence genome:
TGAGAGTACCCTTACTAACATCAATTTTAGTCTGGGCAGTACTCAAAAATGGTCTTCCTAATATAATGGGTGATGGATTTGTGGCACTTCTATCATCCATgtaaagcacataaaaatcagcaggaaaaattaatccatctacTTGCACTAAAACATCCTCAACTATCCCATCCGGATAAGCACATGTACGATCagccaattgaattattatcccCGTTTCTTTTAAAGGTCCTAAATTTAGGGAATCATAGATTGACTTAGGCATCACATTAATAGAAGCTCCTAAATCTATCATGGCATTTTTGATACTAGAATGACCAATCTTACAGGGGATAGCaaacatacctggatctccgCATTTGGGTGGGAGTTTCCTTTGAAGTACAGCtgatacattctctcctaccatCACTCTTTCATCAccccttagctttcttttgttaacgcacaaatctttcaagaactttgcgTACTTGGGTACCTGCTTGATCGCGTCCAATAGGGGGATGTTTACTTGAACTTTGCGGAACACATccaagattttttttcccttttctgccctctttgtcttttccaacctgcaaggaaaaggagttatattagatttaatagggATCGAAGGAATAGATGTTACCTTAGACTCTTCGCGAATGCGCCCTTCCTCTTCAATCTCCTTTTCTATCTCCtcctcacttttgcttttcgaaTTTACCACTTTAGGTCCATCCACCTCTTTGCCACTCCTTAATGTCATGGCACTTACATTCCTGGGATTTGCCTCGGGTTGTGATGGCAATTTCCCATAAACGTGGGACTTCAGGCGGTTAATGGCAGTTGCCATTTGACTCATTCGAATCTCCATGTCCTTCATGCCTGCTTTGGTGTCCTGTTGGAACTGAGTGGTGGTCGTGACAAGTTGAGTGGTAGTGTTGGCCAAACTCTTGACAATTTCTTCCAAAGAACTCCCTGAGGTTGAGGACGAGGGTTCAGACTTATGTTGCCAAGGTTGCTGAAATCCTGGAGGCCGATTGGAGAATGCATTTTGTAGCCTACTACCATAGCTGAGATTGGGGTGATCTCTCCAACCCGGATTGTACGTGTTGGAATACGGATCGTATTGCCTACGAGGCGCGGGCACGCCTCCAGTCATGTTCACTTGCTCAGCCCCATCCTCTTGCAATATAGGGCATGAGTCAGTATGGTGGCCCATATTTGTGCAGATTCCACAGGCCTTTACTTGGGGCACATTTCCCACCACTAATTGTCGAACAACGGATGTTAGCTCCGATATCTGCTGCTGGAGGGATGACGTCTCCACCTCATTGACTCTACGGGGAGGGTTGCTCTCACGTAAGCCAAATTGCTGGGAGTTCTCTGCCATGGCTTCGATGAGCTCCCACGCTTCCCTCGGTGTCTTGTTTGCAAGTGCTCCCCCACTCGCAGCATCAATGATACTCCTATCTGTTGGTTGGAGCCCTTCATAGAAGTATTGGATTAATAGTTGCTCACTAATTTGATGCTGCGGGCATCTAGTGCACAACTTGTTAAACCTTTCCCAGTATTCATACAAGGACTCACCGGGATATTGTTTAATGCCGCAGATCTCCTTCTTCAAACTCGCAGCCCGGGATGCAGggaagaatttttccaaaaacttctttttcaactgtgCCCATGTGGTAATGCTACCTGCTGGTAGGTAGTACAACCAATCTTTAGCTGCATCCTTGAGAGAGAACGAAAAGACTCTCAGTCTAATTTGCTCTTCAGTGATCCCAGGAGGTTTCATACTAGAGCAAACCACCTCGAACTCCTTTACGTGCTTGTGGGGTTCTTCGCCAGAGAGACCATGGAAAGAAGGTAAGAGTTGAATCAACCCCGACTTCAGTTCGAAAGCAGTATTCTCAGCCAAGGCGGGGAATGTGATGCATAACGGCTGGTGAGTCAACTCCGGGGCGGCCAGCTCCCTCAATGTTTGGGTGTTGGCCATGCTTACTTCGTCTTCCGCTAACTCGTTTGCAGTAAATAAGTGCCCTCCTTTTTGCCTCTTGGTCTCTTGCCTCCGCCTACGCGCTGCCTTCTCAACCTCAGGGTCGTATACTAATTCACCTGTGCGAGAAAAACagggcataaactagcaaaaataccaagaagaacagaataaaataaaaataaaaataaaaactgaatttgaaaagaaacaaataatccaaacgccagctccccggcaacggcgccagaaattgacaggtgccgaacctgtgcaataataattactaaaaagttctaattaccacctcaattaaataattatagaacaaatccaagtactggagcagggaccctaggtgtgcaatgggttacttgattcatcctgttcccgaagagtttgcttgatccgatatactggatttgtctataaaaatactaattttgcgtacaatggcaagtagggtcgattccacagggagcaggtaggaaattatttctttccaaattagtagaacgaaattgggggattttcaatAGGAGgcaaataacaataaaataaaataagacaaataaaattcaaaactaactcacaaagcacaattcactagaaatagcaattaataaaagttttacccaaaggatcaactgctcaggcacaGTCCAATTAAAtgctcatcgatgcaaagatatttcacccatttatcactaggttggttatagccatcaataagctctgacaaccagctcttccttactttttcgacagtcaaggtacgaccattgattgcttccctaaccagataacaaccctaggtacgaccataggaatttaattacccaattgcattaaaactagaagaacccaactctaaccaataaacacgctaagagggtttatttaaattagatcttgtgtttccccatcataaagccaattatggtggtcGCCACGGGGTGctaactaaatgaacaattacggattctatttaattaacgtggcagtagactattaaattaaatcaaatacccggccgttgatattcaattaatcaaatacccatgaacaattaattcaggaaacgcacgaatagcaataaaatggaagaaataatgaaattcgattagatctcacagatattatggaccgcgcctttgcgtcaacctttgggtagaggaggaaATTAGCCGCTCTTCATCGTGTCAATCccgcgtgatttaattgaattcATTCGATTATTTGTCGAAGAATTGGGGTCGCAATCACAAAGTAGAAAATCAATGCGAATTGTCTCAAGCAAGAGTAACAACTCAGGAGTCAAGCCGTACAAGACGAAAgctaaaagaaagaagaaaatcgTCTGattgaaaaaggagaaaaagaaagctCCAAACTAATCTAATTGTCGCCGACGGAGAGCAAAAGATTAAAATAAAAAGCGTCTGACTTCTGAAGCTAAGCTAGGGTCCCCCCTGATTCTGaatctcctttttctttttatatgtaGCGCCGCCCAAGAGAAGTCAAGAAGAAAACAACGTCTggccctttcttttctttttaattgaaGCCCTTCTTTTAGCCAAGTCACGTCTGACCCAATTGATTGAAACAAAAGCTAGCTTTTGGAGTTTTAATCCCATGCTCCTCGCGGTCCACGTGGACCGCAGTCCGGCTTTCGGTCTCGTCCACCTTCcaaggcgtggccacgccttgGAACGGgaagtcttctggaaattcaCCCCGCGAGATCATTTTTCATGCCTaccacctacaattcacacaaatatcgaatatgagTGAAATTCCAATTCTTAGTACCGagaatagccaaaattaggacaaaataacaGTGCAAAATACGCCAAATAACCGTTCTATCAATAGCTTTCTCTACTAGAAATCTGGCTAGCTGCACCATAATAGTTAATATATAGAAAATCTCATTCCTATTTTTCCAACTTCACTTGTATTAGGGTCTCATCTCATCCATTTTCACTCAGAGTCTCTGTCAACTTATCACATTGAATTCTTGTCTACTAGAATAAAAGGTCTTGTTGGTTTTAGGGCAAAAACTACTAAACAACACTTAGtattaccaaataaaaaaaaaaccttgtaTTATGGGCTGAAAATAAGTTTATGTTATTCATTTCTCAATTCATTATTTATAATGTTTTCAAGCAACATAAGTTTCAACTAcaaattttcataaaaaaatctcaacaaaactACTTGTAAACAAATTGACATAATCTTCTACttaacaatttttaaaaaaatatttgttaacaGCTAAATATGATCTTCTGTTAATAAATATCCCAACAATTACATTTATTCAATAATTAACTAAATTATTCTAGTACTAAATGAATCTAGAAAAATCTATAAAAGTTGGCATATCTCAACACTTCTTGCCACTTTTTCTATAAATTCTCAAATGCCTTCTTAAGTATTCAAACCTTATTTTAGACCACATCTTCGTAAAAATGTCTACAAGCTAGTCATTTGTTATGCAATGAATATTCTCTGTTTGGATCCTTCTATTTTTCAAAACCTAGTTTTTCAGTACTCTAAAAGGTATTCTAAAaagtagtctaaatttttttaatgtttaaaaaatatcccaaaatatatttaaaaactctactactcttagatatttcaaaatattttctaaaaatatcccaaaatatactctaaaaactctgttacagtaaaattttttaaaaataccccaaaaaacagctaatccaaacggagccgtCTTTCAGTTTCTTAAGCCAAACTTCAAAATTAGCAATAAATTCCTTGACGTATCCAAATAACTTATTTGCAATTTAAAAGTGAAACTCTTATAAATAGTAGACAAACCTGAATAAGACGTTTACAACACGCAAAATGATTGTTATGAGAGACATAAAACAATCACAATAATTTTTGTATAGCTTTTTGATCGACAAATTCTTGCAAGTGCATAGAGTCAATTGTAGTAATAAAATCACCGAGAGTCTTTCAAGGGTTAAATCTATAGAAGCGagttaattttctattttaattattCTAGCAAATAGCTAAAGTTAAATTCAAAGGATTTAAATCACTAATTAAGacactagggtttcaaaatttgATCTAGAATTTGAATTAGTTATCCAACTAATTTATTAACATCCTAAGAAAGTATCACACAAATATATTTTAGAGTATTTCTTGATACATCTAAATTATACTTAACTAAATCTCACGTCTTTCTCAAGATCATAAGTATTTAATTAAATCCTTTAAGATCTTAGGTGATTTAACTACAGCTTGCAAACACTAACCTACTCTCATAATTAGGTTAAGTATGTTTATCTAGAGGACGATTGTATGTCCCTTTTTAGTTCAATGCAAACTCTAAAAGCATGTCTATGGTAGCCAAACACAAATATATACAATTAAAGCaaggcaaaaataaataatcaaacttAGATAAACAATCAAAACTCCCTCATAAAAACCTGACCGTAGAATGGAATTAGTTTAACATATTCATTGTAAAAACCAAGAATTGAAAGAGTAAAATACATGTATGAAGgtaaaagtaaagaaaacttCTCAATTTTCCTTGCCCCAATCTCCGTTTTGAACTCTCTTTGATTCCATGCATTGATCCCATTCTTGATCTCTCAAGAATGAGTTGTGTGTGATGAACTAATGCTACTCTAATGTGTTTCCCACCCTCAAAATGACCTAGAATATCCCTATTTATAGTTTTTTAAAGGTGTATCCCAAATATAGTAGGATTAGACTTATTGGAGTTGAAAAATAATCATTTCGTGTCACTTTCCAATGAAGACCAGCCCAATGACCGGTCCAATGTCTAGCACCAATTGTAAAAAATTAATGGAGATTAGAGAAACTCTAGTGTGAAAACCAAATGCACAATCGACATCGGTCATTAGGGATCTATGCACGGATCACCTAGGGTCTGCATCTGTACACGAATCCTCTCTGATCAATGGCCTTTGTTCCTTTTTTCGTACCTTCTTCCTGTGCTGCTTCTTTGCTCAATCTATCTTGCTAAGATTGGTCCCCAGTTAAGCTCTTCACTTATCAAAATAATATACGAACAAAATTaagtaatttttatttaaattaaaattaaaatattatagttAAGCAACTTATTCAAATAAAAATACTGCGCTTTATGCCTTACCACTTTTCATCAACTTGGTTGGCATCATGTTTGGAAAACTGCTCATGAATCATCAAACATAAGCTTCTTCAATGAATTCATCAATGATCTCCTCCAGGATTTTATCAATATCTGAATTTTTTTGGTTCATAGTACTGCATCTTAGAGTTATTAATTTTCTTCTCTAACAGTACTATCCAACATTCAATagattttaattaatttatgtACATACAAAgcataataaataattttagtaCCTAAACCATAATCAACACTACCTTTGCCTTTTACCTCAATATAGCCTCTATTTCCAATTCTGACTTTGAAGATTGTGATTTGTCAAGCTTTCTAAATATAGATTTATCATATCCCATGTGATGAGTGCAACCACTATCTATTAGTCAAGTTTCAACATTGACATTATCACTTGCAAAACAAGTGACCATAAAAGTTGCTCCTCCTCTTACTCATCAACCATCTTAGTTTGATGtcctccttttcctttctttttgcaaACTTTCTCTATATGTCTCTTTTGTTTGTAAAACCAACATTAAATGTTAAGTCTAAACTAACAATATATTGAAAGATGTGAGGTTTTCTTATAGTATGGACATGGAGGATTTTCACCatgtttctttttatttttgctatTTTTCACCTGCTTATTTCTGTCATCTTATTGAGTTTGATCTTCATTTGTTGCGTAAAAAGCATTTTCAATGACTTTCTCAATTCTTATGACTCTTCTTTGTTCTTGTCCTTCTAAAGCAATTGACTCTTCTTTGTTCTTGTCCTTCTAAAGCATTGACCAATTCTGGCAAGGCCATATGAGAGAGATCCCTTGAATTTCAAGAgaggaaattttggtttcaaatcTTTCTAGTAAGCCCACCAAAACTTTCTCCACAACTTTGCTATCCAGCAACTGTTCTCCAATCGACCTaattttattcataatattTAAAAGTTTACTAGAGTATGCTTTAATGTTTTCTGTGGTTTTCATCTTAAGAAGTTCAAATTCTCGCATAAGAGTCAAATCTTTCATCTGCCTTATTTTGTTATTGCTTTGGAAAGCAATATTGAGAGTATCCCAAGCTTTCTTTGCAATTTCACAAACCATAATTTTTGTGAATACTGCACCTATAACTACTGAGTGGATACATGTCATGGTGTTTGATCTCTTTTTGACTACATCCCTATGAGGGCTCTCATCTATGCAATCATTGGATCTTTCGATAGTATAGGAACAAGATCGTTTTCCACAATATACTAAAATTACTAGCTATCAAAGAGGACCTCATTTTGACAGCCCAAATTTGATAATTGTCACCAGTGAAAACTGAAGAGTTGACAAAAAATTGTTTCCTagcatttcaaatttgaaagctTAAGTATATAGTTTGACACTGGAAAAAGGATCCTCAACAAGTTCACTCACTCTAAAAAAAAGACGTAGGCCCTTAAAGATTTAGACTTTTGATACCATTTCATTGGTTTTAGGGCATAAACTACTAAACAACACTTAGTATGCCAAAAAAAAGCTCACAAAAGACTCATATTGTAGGTTGAATATAAGCTTGTGTTTTTTACTCATCAACTCACTATTTACAGTTTTTACAAGCAACAAACTAACATAGTTTCCAATTAACAAATCTCCATAATAATCTTAACAAAACTACTTGCTAACAAATTGACATAATTTTCTATTTAACAAATCCTAGCAAAAAAATTTGTTAACAACTGCATTTATTCAATAACTAACTAAATTATTCTATTAGTAAATAAATGTAGAAAAATCTGCAAACATTGGCATATCTCAAATTTCTCACACTCTCACGAGACAAGCTTGATTGATGAATCAACAAGGTATATTCgaattttaatctttttcttttctctacctaaATCTTTGAACTGCAAAGATTAATTGTAGTTCCGGTAGTGGCACATCCTTATAGGGGTGTGCTTCTAGACTTTCAAGATTTTCATCAAAGgtatctttctctctcttcaacTTTTGAAAGTACTCATTTGATAGCTTGCATTTTGCATGCTTACTGGCGCCAATAAACTTAAGTGGTACCGTATAAGCCACAAAACCAATTTGTATCTTTTCTCTGagttttctctttattttttattattggtTCAGTGCATTTCTCAAAGTTGGGACTGCGTCTAAATCggcatcattttttttctaatgaGTGTTACAAGGTTTTTCcaatattaaataaatatttattttctatgaaaAGTTAATGATCTTAAAGTATTATAAGAAGCTATATAGTatatattttgttaaaaaaattaataatcttCTAGTTTTATTGGTGCTTCATGGTTTTGGGAATAGTCAATACAGAACTCAATGCCACTAACATATTTGTTACTGATGTTGATGGTCTAGTGATGGCAATCAAATTGGGTTATCAAGGATAATTGATTTCATGTTAATATTTCTAATTCAAGAATTTGGGATCAAGATTTTGAAGGATTGGAAAACTTACATAAGTCAACAAGACTAGATAATGCAATTAGGCTAACCAATTGTGAACCAAACAACTACGTGAGCAGTGacggagccaggattttttCCTTAGGGAGGTCAAAATTTTTTCGAACAAAATTACCTTAATTACTTAATATgttatattcaaaataattttcatttatttaaatatacgacatcttaaaatatcaaatattaactttaattttaaaggtatgtctatttcataaatatgtaACACAGtcataactaaaattaagaTAAGAAATAACccttgattaaatatcttataacatcacaaaccacctaagttgcacattatgagaagatactccaatatgtcacttgtgcaaaaacaaaagtataactatgcaatataaatataactattttcaactaaaaaaagataaaagttatgttagcataccttgaaatttcatcctcttttattaaaagtaaattgaaatttacttttcatttatagaactaaattcatgtATAATTGAATCAATGTTAAATTTTCGAACAACTTCCGTTTTTTATGTACATTTCTATAGACTACAGAACGGAGCCAAGATTTTTTCCTTGGGaggggggccaaaatttttctgaacaaaattatcttaatatgttatattcaaaataattttcatctatttaaatatatgacatcttaaaatatcaaatattaattttaattataaaggtatgtctatttcataaatatgcagcatagtcataacaaaaattaggataagaaataacctttgattaaatatcttataatatcacaaattACCCAAATTGTACAATATGAGAAAATGCTCCAATATATCACttgtgcaaaaacaaaaatataactatgcaatataaatacaactatttgcaattaataaaagataaaagttatgctAGCATACCTTGAATTTCAACCTCTTTTCTTAAAAGTAAGCTGAGTTTTACgttctttcatagaactaaattcatctataaTTGAATCAGTACTAAATTTTTGAACAACTTCCATTTTTTTATGTACATTGTTAGACAAtcattcacgaaattatctttatcttgttttgtatctttgttttgattatattcataattgaaaatgtccGTTCTATAGTTGCAATTGACATAGGAAGATTGAGAACAAATACAATCAATTTGTCAACAACAGGATAGATCACTCAATTTCTTGTCTTCATCAAGCCTTCAAGTaattatttgtatatttatatatgggTCAACAAGAGTATAGATtactaattttaaattttttatcaattagGCTAAGtcgtatatttgtatatggaccaataaaataattaattttgttttagCCCATTGATAATTATGGATTGAGTCTTTCATTATGATATATCAaattgggtcaatttactatggatTATCAAATTATGTGTTTAATTTTGTGAATGTTAAATAATTAgcacaataaaaataaataaccttttttgaaaaaaaaattaaatcaaaggtggctaattcacacacacacacacacacacaaatatatatataaactctcataatataaactaaaattgtaaaaaattagggGGGGCAACTTtgtcttatacatatatttacatattatgaattaaaatttccaaaacatGGTCCCCCTTAGCCCCCCTCGGCTCCATCATTGTACGTGAGTACACATTTGGAGTTTTGGTGTTATTGTTCTATATTTAGCTTTTGGGCTTGGCAAGATTATGTTAGATGAAATGTATGATTTCTTGACAATTTTACACAATAATCAAGAAACGGTACTTGTCAAGCTATTCTGGTGGGAGAACCCCTAATGCAAACAATAGTAAGAAGATTACTAATACTGCTGAAAGGATGAAGAAGTGCATGTTAAATGTTGTTAAAGAAGTAAAGACTATTTGGATGAAAGTAAACTAAATAATCATTGGAGGCAATCCAGCAACAAGAAGATGGAATAGTCTTGTTTACGACAATGGTGAGAAGGTATTTAGTTCTTCATGATCTACTAAACGATCCTCTTCTATGCATTATCAGGTTGCAGATTTGCAATATTTTATGCTCCCTAAAAATATCTTACAAAGAAAAACAATATTATAGAATTTATTCTAGCTTTCAAGTACTAAAATGCTATGAATTCTCTATTGTTTGTGCACTTGTAATCTTAAATACTATATTATTACTAATAATATGTGCAAAATTAGTACAATGTTTAAGGATTATGGGATATTAATATCACTTTTAATGCCTAGTATTGAAAGTTATGGAAATAAAAACATGTATATAATtactacaattttttttaaaaaaattatactacATTAATACCACTTTTGACTTTTACTTTTGTGTATTAGGCATTACATTTATTAAAACTATGTCATCTGAATTTGACCACATGTGTATATCTAGATATACAAAGTGCTATTTTGTGTATAACTAGAAAGatatatcattattattatgtaatattttaaattttttgaaaagttgAAGTACAATTCAAGAAGTATAATGTGCTAAAAGGTCATTGCATGTTTTATAAGGTCATGTGAAAAGTACAAGTATTTTTTGTACGTACCAAATATGGAAGTTTTTTCTTAGTTATACTTTACAAACGTGTATTATATGCATATAGTACAATTACTTCCCGACTAAGAGAAACaatatattcatataatatTTATGTTGGTTTTTTACTAGAAATTTTGAGTGCTACTTCTTAGTGAAAAACCTTGATATTTACATGTAATTAATTACTTTCCAAAGGATTTACATGTAGTAATTGTTCTGCACAGCAATAATTGAAGCATCCAGCAGGTTCAGCAGTAGTAACAGAAATTGACAGTAAGTAACATGTAGTAATTCTTCAGACACTAGTACTTTTCTTTGTTATAGGCATGTATTCATTTGAAAGCTGAAAAAGATTCTGGGCTGAATTTGTAATGCTTTTACATGTGTATTAAGCAGAATAAATGCTACCCTAATTCTCTTATCCCCGTACAGAATTTAATTTGCTTAACTTGTATAGAATTTAATTTGCTTCACTTGCAAATTTTTACTGTAATTGAAGGATAATGTAGAGTATATAAAAGTAAACATTGCGCTAGTATGTGGTGACTGGTGATGTTGTTCTCGACTTAATTTATCCGGGCAAGTTTCTTTGGCTTCCTTAGCGCTAAAACATAAACCAGTGAATTCATATTAGATTATCTGTTTAGTAATCCTGAATACGGGGTTTGAGGGAGACAAAAATTAACGTTATTTATTAACCTGTTTAATTCTTCTCTGGTAAAAGCTTTTGCAAATTTTTCTTGCATAATGTTTTAGCGACAAGTCTATTGGAAAACTATAAAGGAAATACAAAGAATGGAAAGGCAAGGCACCCTTCAGTTGCTTCTCTTAAGTCGTAAATAAACCAAGTATGCGATTGTAGGGAGCTTAGAATGCAGCAGCATCAAAAAATGAAGAGTTTAGTGAAATcaataaagaaaataatctGTTGAAAGATGAAATTAAGGTTTTAAGGTACCAACTTAATTGGTTTTCTGGTCGGATTTACGTGTAGTGGTGCTATATGCTAGTACTGCTTCACGCAACCAGGTGGTTTCCATTAGTAGTCTCAAAATTAGTTAGATAGAAGAGTCGTCAAAGGATAGAGACAATACTATACATCTGTCAGAACTTATGCAAGCTGGGTTTGATTAATAAAAGCATCTGGACTAGTTAAGGGCTTTCACATTTATATGGTTCGCAATAATGCTCTGTTTTCCTTCCCCCATACACTGGTAA
Encoded proteins:
- the LOC140016555 gene encoding uncharacterized protein, whose product is MANTQTLRELAAPELTHQPLCITFPALAENTAFELKSGLIQLLPSFHGLSGEEPHKHVKEFEVVCSSMKPPGITEEQIRLRVFSFSLKDAAKDWLYYLPAGSITTWAQLKKKFLEKFFPASRAASLKKEICGIKQYPGESLYEYWERFNKLCTRCPQHQISEQLLIQYFYEGLQPTDRSIIDAASGGALANKTPREAWELIEAMAENSQQFGLRESNPPRRVNEVETSSLQQQISELTSVVRQLVVGNVPQVKACGICTNMGHHTDSCPILQEDGAEQVNMTGGVPAPRRQYDPYSNTYNPGWRDHPNLSYGSRLQNAFSNRPPGFQQPWQHKSEPSSSTSGSSLEEIVKSLANTTTQLVTTTTQFQQDTKAGMKDMEIRMSQMATAINRLKSHVYGKLPSQPEANPRNVSAMTLRSGKEVDGPKVVNSKSKSEEEIEKEIEEEGRIREESKVPKYAKFLKDLCVNKRKLRGDERVMVGENVSAVLQRKLPPKCGDPGMFAIPCKIGHSSIKNAMIDLGASINVMPKSIYDSLNLGPLKETGIIIQLADRTCAYPDGIVEDVLVQVDGLIFPADFYVLYMDDRSATNPSPIILGRPFLSTAQTKIDVSKGTLTMKFDGEIVHFNIFDTMKHPVNSHSVFAMYTTNPSVQEFSKFAYRGKSKVAANKSYRMKAIHEVKMERKFRKKVALNGHVDPGGGPPITRKIQLHPD